The following are encoded in a window of Magnolia sinica isolate HGM2019 chromosome 11, MsV1, whole genome shotgun sequence genomic DNA:
- the LOC131218215 gene encoding probable serine/threonine-protein kinase WNK11, whose amino-acid sequence MPCLSPDSSDKDAEPFVEVDPTGRYGRYSDLLGAGAVKKVYRGFDQEEGLEVAWNQVKLRNFAEDQSVIDRLYSEVMLLRTLQNENIIELYNVWTDMKHNTLNFITEVCTSGNLREYRKKHKHVSVKALKKWSRQILRGLEYLHTHEPCIIHRDLNCSNVFINGNVGQVKIGDLGLAAIVGKSHAAHSILGTPEFMAPELYEEEYTEMVDIYSFGMCVLEMVTLEIPYSECDSIAKIYKKVTSGVGPQAMNKVKDPEVRSFIERCIAMPRARPSASDLLKDPFFADLEEDFADLEEDVAACSN is encoded by the exons ATGCCGTGCTTGAGCCCTGATTCTTCCGACAAGGACGCAGAGCCCTTTGTCGAGGTCGATCCGACGGGCCGCTACGGCCGCTACAGCGACCTGCTCGGTGCGGGTGCGGTCAAGAAGGTCTACCGGGGGTTTGATCAGGAGGAAGGGCTTGAAGTTGCGTGGAACCAGGTTAAACTACGGAACTTTGCGGAGGACCAGTCAGTCATCGACCGTCTGTATTCGGAGGTGATGCTGCTCCGGACGCTGCAGAATGAGAACATCATCGAGCTGTACAATGTGTGGACAGACATGAAGCATAACACACTGAATTTCATCACAGAGGTGTGTACATCTGGGAACCTGCGTGAGTACCGGAAGAAGCACAAGCATGTGTCAGTCAAGGCTCTGAAGAAGTGGTCCCGACAGATATTGAGGGGGCTAGAGTACCTGCACACGCACGAACCCTGCATTATCCACAGGGATTTGAATTGCAGCAATGTCTTCATCAATGGGAACGTTGGGCAG GTGAAGATTGGAGACCTTGGGCTGGCTGCCATAGTGGGTAAGAGCCATGCGGCCCACTCGATCCTGGGGACGCCAGAGTTCATGGCGCCAGAGCTGTATGAAGAGGAATACACGGAGATGGTGGACATATACTCGTTTGGGATGTGCGTGTTGGAGATGGTGACCCTGGAGATACCCTACAGTGAGTGCGACAGCATCGCCAAGATCTACAAGAAGGTGACGTCCGGGGTGGGACCGCAGGCCATGAACAAGGTGAAGGATCCGGAGGTCAGATCCTTCATCGAGCGGTGTATTGCTATGCCCAGGGCCAGGCCGTCTGCCTCCGATCTCCTCAAGGACCCCTTCTTTGCAGACCTGGAGGAGGACTTTGCAGACCTGGAGGAGGATGTGGCTGCCTGTTCCAACTGA